The following coding sequences lie in one Deltaproteobacteria bacterium IMCC39524 genomic window:
- a CDS encoding TRAP transporter substrate-binding protein, with translation MKRLSLLVLAFCLTLVVGISAGFAAEEKKDPLAAWKPKFDSSGAEYTYILSNISHPVIEGVGAGYRIRDRVWEASKGRLYVDFRPLAQLGGEKDVINKLKLGAVHGMLSSSVAAQNVADTLGVVNMPYVVDTFDKLDTFRNTPELWQPFADSALKSGIMTVDVTGYGPYGWATTTPVKTIEDAKSINFRIAQAPLNADFYKAWGMKFTVMPWPDVPQALQTGVITGLDHTAIVCNITKKFTIAKNFTELDYAQGLFIHLMNKRWFDKLPADLQEILLTAIKEESAATRELTRKQHDTQVAKAKEAGVTFTKLSDAEKQQLIDEIAPVYEKWGEKIGMDYFKKVQAALGN, from the coding sequence ATGAAACGTTTGTCTCTGTTGGTTCTGGCTTTCTGCCTCACCCTGGTTGTCGGTATTTCTGCCGGCTTCGCTGCAGAAGAAAAGAAAGACCCCTTGGCGGCTTGGAAGCCCAAGTTTGATTCGAGTGGTGCCGAGTACACCTACATCCTCTCTAACATCTCACACCCGGTTATTGAAGGTGTCGGTGCAGGCTACCGGATTCGCGATCGCGTCTGGGAAGCTTCCAAAGGCCGCCTCTATGTTGACTTCCGCCCCCTGGCCCAGCTCGGCGGCGAGAAAGACGTTATCAACAAGCTCAAGCTCGGTGCCGTGCACGGCATGCTCAGCTCCTCGGTGGCGGCACAGAATGTTGCTGACACCCTCGGAGTCGTTAACATGCCTTATGTTGTCGATACTTTCGATAAACTCGACACGTTCCGTAACACTCCGGAGCTCTGGCAGCCTTTTGCTGACAGCGCCCTGAAAAGCGGCATCATGACGGTTGACGTCACCGGTTACGGCCCTTACGGTTGGGCCACCACCACCCCGGTCAAAACCATCGAAGACGCCAAGTCGATTAACTTCCGGATTGCCCAGGCGCCACTCAACGCGGACTTTTACAAGGCATGGGGCATGAAATTTACGGTCATGCCCTGGCCGGACGTTCCCCAGGCACTGCAAACCGGTGTTATCACCGGCCTTGATCACACCGCGATCGTTTGCAACATCACCAAGAAATTCACCATTGCCAAGAATTTTACCGAGCTCGACTATGCCCAGGGACTTTTCATCCACCTGATGAACAAGCGCTGGTTCGATAAGCTGCCTGCAGACCTGCAGGAGATCCTGTTGACTGCTATTAAGGAAGAGAGTGCAGCGACCCGCGAGCTGACCCGCAAGCAACACGACACCCAGGTTGCCAAGGCCAAGGAAGCAGGCGTCACCTTTACTAAACTATCCGACGCCGAAAAGCAGCAGTTAATCGATGAGATCGCTCCTGTTTATGAGAAGTGGGGAGAGAAGATCGGCATGGATTATTTCAAAAAGGTGCAGGCTGCGCTCGGTAATTGA
- a CDS encoding TRAP transporter small permease subunit → MKKLIYYIHRVFSFVEDWSLFATVMVALSVAIANVALRKLTNDVNLYWSDEVVRKTIFFTTYVGCIAAIRNRSLIRIDALPQLFPFLKKPLTVFSHIGVLVFSGFMIKLGYSLTEMVYYDEYAKTASLQIPEWYFYAVLPIMGVMMFVRTLIIMVEDWFGIKLCEPPVEDEVA, encoded by the coding sequence ATGAAAAAACTTATCTACTATATTCACCGTGTGTTCTCTTTCGTCGAGGACTGGAGTCTCTTCGCGACAGTCATGGTTGCCCTGTCGGTTGCGATCGCCAATGTCGCCCTGCGTAAACTGACCAACGACGTCAACCTCTACTGGTCCGACGAAGTGGTGCGCAAGACAATCTTCTTCACCACCTATGTCGGCTGTATCGCGGCAATCCGCAACCGTTCACTGATCCGTATCGACGCATTGCCCCAACTCTTTCCCTTCCTGAAGAAGCCACTTACTGTTTTCAGTCATATCGGTGTGCTGGTTTTCTCCGGTTTCATGATCAAGCTCGGCTATTCCCTGACTGAAATGGTCTACTACGACGAATACGCCAAAACAGCGTCACTGCAAATTCCCGAATGGTATTTCTACGCGGTTCTGCCGATCATGGGCGTGATGATGTTTGTTCGCACCCTGATTATCATGGTTGAAGACTGGTTCGGCATCAAACTCTGCGAACCGCCAGTTGAAGACGAGGTGGCCTGA